The region CCCATTTCCATGAGCGAAACTCCGGCTCTTCGGTATTGATATTGATCTCATCTTCCGAACCGGTGAAACGGAAAGCCAGCCATTTCTGGGCCTGGCCTCGAAACCGTCCCTGCCAGAGCTGGTCAGCCAGATCCTGCGGGATATCGTAATTGAGCCACCCCTGATGTTCTTCAATCAGCACGGCGTTGTTTGTGCCGATTTCCTCCAACATTTCACGAAATCCGGCATGGGCAGGGTCTTCGCCTTCATCGATGCCTCCCTGGGGCATCTGCCAGGCTTCAACGGACCGGTCAAGACGCTGGCCGACAAAAACCTGATTTTGAGTATTCAGGAGCATAATGCCGACGCAGGGCCGATATGGCCTCATTTCGTAAGGTGTCATCATGGCCTATCTACTCAATCGACTTGAAAACATTAATACCCTTGAGCAGATCAATGGCTCGGGCCAGTTGATAATCCCGAATGTTTAGCGACGTATCTTCATCATCATCTGTTGCACTTGTCTTGGTGGCATCACCATTTTCAAGTGCTCCCCTGAGGTCTTCCTCGCGCAGGATGCCATCTTTGATATCTTCAACAACGGCGAGTTCTACCATGATATCCGGCTCAATGCCAGTTGCCTGGATGGATACGCCTGAAGGAGTGTAGTAGCGGGCGGTTGTCAGCCGCATGGCGCCATGACCGGGCATCGGAATCACGCTCTGCACCGATCCCTTGCCAAATGATCGTGTTCCCATGATCAGGGCACGGCCATGATCTTTGAGCGCCCCTGCAACAATTTCAGATGCGGAAGCCGAGCCGGAATTGATCAGCACGACCAGCGGTGCGCCATCGGTTTCGTCCCCATCTCTTGCGTAATACCGCGATGTTTCGCTTTCCTTTCGTCCCCGGGTGGAGACAATCTCACCCTTTTCAAGGAAGGTGTCGGTAACGCTCACGGCTTCGTTGAGCAGGCCGCCCGGATTGTTCCTAAGATCAAGGATAAACCCGTCCAGTCTGTCGCCGTGTTCTGCCTTGAGGGCAAGGATCGCTTTTTTAAGCCCGGGTGTTGTCTGCTCGCTGAAGGTGGTGATGCGGATATAGCCTACCTCATCATAGGATTCATAGCGCACGGATCTCATTTTAATGACATCACGTGTCAGCGTCACCTCAAAGGGAGCGATATTGCCTCGTTTGACGGTGATCTCAATGTCGCTGCCAACCGGCCCGCGCATAAGTTCAACCGCTTCGTTCAGCGTCAGCCCCAGCACATCGGTATCAGCGATGCGCACGATAAGGTCACCGGCCTTGATACCAGCGCGTGCGGCCGGCGTTTCGTCAATAGGAGAGACAACCTTCACATAACCGTCTTCCATGGTGATTTCGATGCCAAGGCCGCCAAATTCCCCCCGGGTGCGGACCTGCATCTTGGCGAAATCATCTTCACCAAGAAAACCCGAATGCGGGTCAAGGGCACTCAACATGCCATTGATCGCATGGTCGATCAGCTCCTTGTCATCAACTTCCTCGACATATTCTTCGCGCACCCGCTGAAAAACATCACCGAAAAGGGAAAGCTGGCGATAGGTTTCCTCATTGGTGGATGACTGGCTGACCGAAGAGGTCGGCGCCGCCAGCGTAAACACCATCCCTGCCAGCATTACAGCCCCGAAGATGGTCAGCGCCCTCAGAGAATATTTTTGCAGGCGCGCAAGATGTTTTGGCTGGG is a window of Alphaproteobacteria bacterium LSUCC0684 DNA encoding:
- a CDS encoding RNA pyrophosphohydrolase, whose amino-acid sequence is MMTPYEMRPYRPCVGIMLLNTQNQVFVGQRLDRSVEAWQMPQGGIDEGEDPAHAGFREMLEEIGTNNAVLIEEHQGWLNYDIPQDLADQLWQGRFRGQAQKWLAFRFTGSEDEININTEEPEFRSWKWANVTELPELAVPFKRDVYESVLAEFRHLF
- a CDS encoding S41 family peptidase; the protein is MVFTLAAPTSSVSQSSTNEETYRQLSLFGDVFQRVREEYVEEVDDKELIDHAINGMLSALDPHSGFLGEDDFAKMQVRTRGEFGGLGIEITMEDGYVKVVSPIDETPAARAGIKAGDLIVRIADTDVLGLTLNEAVELMRGPVGSDIEITVKRGNIAPFEVTLTRDVIKMRSVRYESYDEVGYIRITTFSEQTTPGLKKAILALKAEHGDRLDGFILDLRNNPGGLLNEAVSVTDTFLEKGEIVSTRGRKESETSRYYARDGDETDGAPLVVLINSGSASASEIVAGALKDHGRALIMGTRSFGKGSVQSVIPMPGHGAMRLTTARYYTPSGVSIQATGIEPDIMVELAVVEDIKDGILREEDLRGALENGDATKTSATDDDEDTSLNIRDYQLARAIDLLKGINVFKSIE